A region from the Lentimonas sp. CC4 genome encodes:
- a CDS encoding arylsulfatase, whose translation MKYIHTSRLTKVVGLTIAALSSTALYAADKPNILVIWGDDIGVHNISAYNHGIMGYQTPNIDRLANEGALFTDSYAQQSCTAGRSSFILGQHPFRTGLLTIGMPGSDHGIPDWAPTLGDLLKEEGYMTAQYGKNHLGDQDKHLPTAHGFDEFYGNLYHLNAEEEPEGYYYPKDPAFKEKYGPRGVIRSTADGKIEDTGPMTRKRMETADDDFLANGLDFIERANKADKPFFMWFSSTRMHVWTRLKEESMGVTGIGIYPDGMVEHDGHVGQLLAKLDELGITDNTIIVYSTDNGAETVSWPDGGITPFKGEKGTTWEGGFRVPMIVKWPGVIKGGTKINDIISQEDWIPTLMAAAGQPEIKEKLKEGYTANGTEWKVHLDGYNFLPYFSGEVDEGPRSQIFYFGQGGELNAIRWNDWKVHFAILEGNITDAQRIETSWPLIINLKADPYEHAWEHSGMYLRWMADNMWLFVPIQDEIQTFLGSLNGYPFQEGQALNAGNINYQSLKALQILKQITEKGLFEMPNN comes from the coding sequence ATGAAGTATATCCACACATCGAGGCTGACGAAAGTCGTCGGCCTGACCATCGCAGCGCTCAGCAGCACTGCACTCTACGCGGCGGATAAGCCGAACATCCTCGTCATTTGGGGCGACGACATCGGCGTGCACAACATCAGCGCCTACAATCACGGCATCATGGGCTACCAGACGCCCAACATCGATCGCCTCGCCAATGAAGGCGCGCTCTTCACTGATTCCTATGCACAGCAAAGCTGCACCGCCGGCCGCTCCTCTTTCATCCTAGGCCAACACCCGTTCCGCACCGGCCTGCTCACCATCGGCATGCCTGGCTCTGACCACGGCATCCCCGACTGGGCGCCCACACTGGGTGACTTGCTCAAGGAAGAAGGCTACATGACCGCTCAATACGGCAAAAATCACCTTGGCGACCAAGACAAGCACCTACCCACCGCGCACGGATTCGACGAATTTTACGGCAACCTTTACCACCTGAATGCGGAAGAAGAGCCAGAAGGCTACTACTATCCGAAAGACCCTGCCTTTAAGGAAAAATACGGCCCACGCGGTGTGATCCGCTCGACAGCCGACGGCAAAATCGAAGACACTGGCCCCATGACGCGCAAGCGCATGGAAACCGCTGACGATGATTTCCTCGCCAACGGCTTGGACTTCATTGAACGCGCGAACAAAGCCGACAAGCCATTCTTCATGTGGTTCAGCAGCACACGCATGCACGTCTGGACTCGCCTCAAAGAAGAGTCCATGGGTGTCACTGGCATCGGAATCTATCCGGACGGCATGGTGGAGCACGACGGACATGTCGGCCAACTACTCGCCAAACTCGACGAGCTCGGCATCACCGATAACACCATCATCGTCTACAGCACCGACAACGGCGCTGAAACCGTTTCATGGCCCGACGGCGGCATCACGCCCTTCAAGGGCGAAAAAGGAACGACCTGGGAAGGTGGCTTCCGCGTGCCAATGATCGTCAAATGGCCTGGCGTCATCAAAGGCGGCACTAAGATCAACGATATCATCTCTCAAGAAGACTGGATTCCAACACTCATGGCAGCCGCTGGTCAGCCAGAAATCAAAGAGAAGCTCAAAGAAGGTTATACAGCCAACGGCACCGAGTGGAAGGTGCATCTCGACGGTTACAACTTCCTGCCTTACTTCAGTGGTGAAGTCGACGAAGGCCCTCGCTCGCAAATCTTCTACTTCGGTCAAGGCGGCGAGCTCAACGCGATCCGCTGGAACGACTGGAAGGTGCACTTCGCGATCCTCGAAGGTAACATCACCGACGCCCAGCGCATCGAAACCTCATGGCCACTCATCATCAACTTGAAGGCCGACCCGTATGAGCACGCATGGGAACACTCTGGCATGTATCTCCGCTGGATGGCCGACAACATGTGGCTGTTCGTGCCGATTCAGGATGAAATCCAAACATTCCTCGGTTCATTGAATGGCTACCCATTCCAAGAAGGCCAGGCGCTGAACGCGGGTAACATCAACTACCAGTCGCTCAAAGCACTACAGATCCTCAAGCAGATCACCGAAAAGGGCTTGTTCGAAATGCCGAACAACTAA
- a CDS encoding OmpP1/FadL family transporter — protein sequence MLRTYIIPLTLASVIAAQSTQAAGLWLHETGTEDLGVATAGRAATAGDATIASGNPAGMPLLTEQDNLVVTSQILYVDSRFDSETKVNGGGNGGNAGGVIPSGTASYVHKYSDDLAFGLSFGSYFGLGLDYGDDWEGRYYVTEAELLTMGLNPSVGYRINDQLLIGGGANFFYSTLDQRAAVKNVLNPSQGDGKLKLEDDTFGAGYNLGIMFELTEDTRIGLTYRSQVDLEFEDALEFSNLGPALSGLEGTKADLELNVPQQILLGLHHQLNDDWTIMASVAWQEWSEFGKQEISITSPNPADIEKDLEFDDTWHFALGAQYQINPELRWSVGISHDTSPIDKAENRTPDIPFDRIWRFATGLNYQWKENISIGLAYEYMDLGSAEVDVTGNPVRGDLKGDYSTNAVHFYALNFNMTF from the coding sequence ATGCTACGCACCTACATTATTCCCCTTACCCTCGCTAGCGTTATAGCCGCTCAATCAACGCAAGCTGCAGGCCTCTGGCTTCACGAAACTGGAACCGAAGATCTCGGGGTAGCCACTGCTGGTCGCGCGGCCACAGCTGGCGATGCGACTATCGCCAGTGGTAACCCAGCCGGCATGCCACTCTTGACGGAACAAGATAATCTCGTCGTGACCTCTCAAATTCTCTACGTAGACAGCCGCTTCGATAGCGAGACGAAGGTCAACGGGGGCGGCAACGGGGGCAATGCTGGAGGAGTCATCCCCAGTGGCACTGCCTCCTACGTGCACAAATATAGCGATGACCTGGCCTTCGGGCTCAGCTTCGGATCCTACTTCGGACTTGGCTTGGACTACGGCGACGACTGGGAAGGACGCTACTATGTAACTGAAGCTGAACTCCTCACCATGGGGCTCAATCCGTCTGTCGGTTATCGTATCAACGACCAATTGCTGATCGGCGGAGGCGCAAATTTTTTCTACTCCACACTCGACCAGCGCGCGGCAGTCAAGAACGTGCTCAACCCAAGCCAAGGCGACGGAAAGCTCAAACTTGAAGACGACACCTTCGGTGCCGGCTACAACCTAGGAATCATGTTCGAACTGACAGAAGACACGCGTATCGGTCTGACCTACCGCTCGCAAGTCGACCTTGAGTTTGAAGATGCCCTCGAATTTTCAAACTTAGGCCCTGCCTTGTCAGGCCTAGAAGGGACAAAAGCAGACCTCGAGCTGAACGTGCCACAACAAATCCTCCTCGGCTTACATCATCAGCTAAACGACGATTGGACGATCATGGCGAGTGTCGCTTGGCAAGAATGGAGCGAGTTCGGTAAGCAAGAGATCTCGATCACAAGCCCCAACCCGGCCGACATCGAAAAAGATCTCGAGTTTGACGACACATGGCATTTCGCCCTTGGCGCTCAATATCAAATCAATCCCGAGCTACGCTGGTCGGTTGGCATCAGTCACGACACCTCACCGATCGACAAAGCCGAAAACCGCACTCCTGATATCCCCTTTGATCGCATCTGGCGTTTTGCCACAGGCCTAAACTACCAATGGAAGGAAAACATCTCTATCGGCCTCGCCTATGAATATATGGACCTGGGTAGTGCTGAAGTAGACGTAACAGGCAACCCCGTGCGCGGAGACCTCAAAGGTGATTACAGCACCAACGCGGTTCACTTCTACGCCCTAAATTTCAACATGACCTTCTAG
- a CDS encoding DUF4381 domain-containing protein codes for MEPDSQSLSNLHDIVVPAAPSFWPPASGFWILIALVLMLLISAAWCITQSRRRNAYRRAGLTLLESATTAYEINVVLKRVALAVFPREQVAALHGEDWIRFMQATCPGEQFEPLSQSDEATPATESIRASARTWIRKHQAQAAK; via the coding sequence TTGGAACCCGACTCACAAAGCCTCAGCAATCTGCACGACATCGTCGTGCCTGCTGCCCCTAGCTTCTGGCCACCGGCCAGCGGGTTTTGGATACTCATCGCCCTGGTTCTCATGCTACTGATCTCCGCGGCATGGTGCATCACTCAATCGCGCCGACGCAACGCCTACCGTCGCGCAGGACTCACACTACTGGAATCGGCCACGACCGCTTACGAAATTAACGTTGTGCTCAAACGCGTTGCGCTCGCCGTGTTCCCTCGGGAACAGGTCGCCGCCCTCCATGGTGAGGACTGGATACGGTTCATGCAGGCCACCTGCCCTGGCGAACAATTCGAGCCACTCAGTCAATCGGACGAAGCCACGCCCGCCACCGAATCCATTCGTGCCAGCGCTCGCACATGGATTCGCAAACACCAAGCCCAAGCTGCCAAGTGA
- a CDS encoding tetratricopeptide repeat protein produces the protein MIRRLIYCAWGITMLILAACLFTDAGNIRRPDDLAYKLYAKGEYKEAAQTFTNSEWQAIALYRAGDFKAAANIFAGYDTPEGCFNHGNALVFQGNYTAAADRYSRALELRPDWEAAITNRGIALARAKLLEFQGGEGTGGKLGADDTIISNQPPSDTPNDQTEIVEDAAPLSDAELRAVWLRQVQTNPADFLKSKFSYQASKEAKQ, from the coding sequence ATGATACGTCGACTCATCTATTGTGCCTGGGGAATCACAATGCTCATATTGGCAGCCTGCCTGTTTACCGATGCTGGCAACATTCGGCGCCCCGACGACCTTGCCTACAAGCTGTATGCAAAAGGTGAATACAAGGAAGCCGCCCAAACCTTCACCAACAGCGAATGGCAAGCCATCGCCCTCTATCGCGCAGGCGACTTCAAAGCCGCCGCCAACATTTTTGCAGGCTACGACACACCCGAAGGCTGCTTTAACCACGGCAACGCACTCGTTTTTCAGGGCAACTATACCGCCGCAGCTGATCGCTATAGTCGTGCCCTCGAACTACGCCCGGATTGGGAAGCTGCCATAACCAATCGCGGCATCGCACTCGCCCGCGCCAAGTTACTCGAGTTCCAAGGCGGCGAAGGCACCGGCGGCAAGCTCGGTGCGGATGACACCATCATCTCCAACCAGCCCCCCAGCGACACTCCCAACGACCAGACAGAAATCGTCGAAGACGCCGCGCCACTCAGCGACGCCGAACTCCGCGCCGTCTGGCTGCGCCAGGTGCAAACCAACCCAGCCGATTTCCTAAAATCCAAGTTCAGCTACCAAGCCAGCAAGGAGGCAAAGCAATGA
- a CDS encoding VWA domain-containing protein, with protein MADFHFLRPWWLLAILPCALLWLRAWQQSTSLGNLAKSVDPHLLKHLLIDANSTKQFRPPHLLAATLVLSILALAGPSWKQTPAPFADAQAGLFVILRVSPTMQATDVQPTRLERARHKLSDLLEARAGTATGLIAYNGSAHLVMPLTKDDRIISTMSESLSPEIMPRDGDALGDALQLAHSFFERANMAGSILVITDSVTQSDGLSSPLPVQFWSIQSPQAPVTPEIQTAARQLNASVTKLSIDDTDVQQIARRAQSDFANASNDALGNRWQDGGYTLLPLLALLYLLNFRKGWQL; from the coding sequence ATGGCTGACTTTCACTTTCTACGACCATGGTGGTTACTTGCGATCCTGCCCTGTGCACTGCTGTGGCTACGCGCCTGGCAACAATCCACCTCACTCGGCAATCTTGCGAAGTCCGTCGATCCGCACCTGCTCAAGCACCTGCTAATTGATGCAAACTCGACCAAACAGTTCCGACCACCTCACTTACTCGCAGCCACACTCGTATTATCGATACTCGCACTCGCGGGTCCGAGCTGGAAACAAACACCCGCGCCCTTTGCCGATGCCCAAGCCGGCCTGTTCGTTATCTTACGCGTCAGCCCGACCATGCAAGCGACCGATGTGCAGCCCACGCGACTCGAGCGCGCGCGGCACAAACTCAGCGACCTACTCGAAGCACGCGCCGGCACAGCCACCGGATTGATTGCCTACAATGGCAGCGCGCACCTCGTCATGCCGCTGACGAAAGATGACCGCATCATCAGCACCATGTCTGAAAGCCTCAGCCCCGAGATCATGCCCCGCGATGGCGATGCCTTAGGCGACGCGCTCCAACTCGCACACAGCTTTTTCGAACGTGCCAACATGGCTGGCTCGATTCTAGTCATCACCGATAGCGTCACTCAAAGCGACGGCCTCAGCAGTCCACTGCCGGTGCAGTTCTGGTCGATCCAGTCACCACAAGCCCCAGTCACACCCGAGATACAGACCGCAGCGCGCCAACTCAATGCCTCCGTCACCAAGCTCAGCATCGACGACACCGACGTGCAACAAATCGCCCGCCGTGCCCAATCCGACTTTGCCAACGCCAGCAACGATGCCCTCGGTAACCGTTGGCAAGATGGCGGCTATACACTGCTACCGCTGCTCGCCCTACTCTATTTGCTCAACTTTAGAAAGGGCTGGCAGCTATGA
- a CDS encoding VWA domain-containing protein, which produces MDSQTPSPSCQVILLAYPWLLVLLLLPLIARMLLPAYHPQKPALWAPWYARVVNLLKGSHAPNKQAAPQSRSQLTLTWAMWTLLVLALTRPQFLEEPISQTLPTRDLLLIVDLSGSMEASDFTAPDGEKIDRLTAVKSVLDEFLERRQGDRVGLIVFGNAPFVQVPFTQDLDACRILLEETTVRMAGPRTVFGDAIGLGITLFERSEVEDRVIIALTDGNDTGSKVPPAEAAKIAKDQDVQIHVVGVGDPTTTGEDALDEDALTTVASTTGGQYFHANDRDELESIYTELDRIDSRDIESETYRPRRDLFYWPLAAMLALSCAQMLLSSTRKEAQHG; this is translated from the coding sequence ATGGATTCGCAAACACCAAGCCCAAGCTGCCAAGTGATCTTACTCGCATATCCTTGGCTGCTCGTGCTGCTACTGCTGCCGCTCATCGCGCGTATGTTACTGCCAGCCTACCACCCGCAAAAGCCCGCACTCTGGGCACCGTGGTATGCGCGCGTCGTCAATTTACTCAAAGGCAGCCACGCTCCCAATAAACAGGCCGCGCCACAATCGCGCAGCCAACTCACACTCACATGGGCAATGTGGACCTTACTCGTGCTGGCACTCACACGCCCTCAATTCCTCGAAGAGCCGATCTCGCAGACCTTACCAACCCGTGACTTGCTACTCATCGTCGATCTATCCGGCTCCATGGAAGCCAGTGACTTTACCGCGCCCGACGGCGAAAAAATCGACCGTCTGACTGCCGTCAAATCGGTGCTCGATGAATTCCTCGAGCGCCGCCAAGGCGACCGCGTCGGGCTGATTGTCTTTGGTAATGCCCCTTTCGTGCAGGTGCCCTTCACTCAAGACCTCGATGCCTGCCGCATCTTACTGGAAGAAACCACTGTCCGCATGGCCGGCCCGCGCACCGTATTTGGCGATGCGATTGGCTTAGGCATTACTCTGTTTGAACGCAGCGAAGTCGAAGACCGCGTCATCATCGCACTGACCGATGGCAACGACACCGGCAGTAAAGTGCCACCTGCCGAAGCCGCTAAAATTGCTAAAGACCAAGACGTCCAGATCCACGTCGTCGGCGTCGGCGACCCCACCACGACTGGCGAAGATGCGCTCGACGAAGACGCTCTCACCACCGTGGCATCGACCACCGGCGGACAGTATTTCCACGCCAATGATCGCGACGAACTGGAATCCATCTACACCGAACTCGACCGTATCGACTCACGTGACATCGAGTCCGAAACCTATCGCCCACGCCGCGATCTGTTCTACTGGCCACTCGCAGCGATGCTAGCGCTCAGTTGCGCTCAAATGCTACTCAGCTCAACTCGAAAGGAGGCGCAACATGGCTGA
- a CDS encoding BatD family protein gives MSAPSNCRGFAREVRDATKNSQASKALRNHRIAPSNSLQRRGFAREDRDTAKTSQTSKAPSKPPQSFEPLTAPRNHLHIRGLRKQSPYVLLLLLFSLSLHAAEDIVVRTNISPESVWVGQRMTLQIDVLGKDGWAQISDIDAVEIPNCYLLPSGNSRVRLQERIEGADYSGQRYELSLYPQRDGSIEIPALSLPVKIQTWGAGAGTNEQVVTTEPRSIEAKLPAGVQNVHSFVASSKFTATQTWSSDASDFKVGDALKRSIQLRADNLPAMLLPTIAYPDIEYLSNYPETPELSDTTERSTPLGLRNESITYLFEANGTAQLPDYSFQWWDTQTETLTTVTLEGRQIQISGGMTHHAHSNEASSTAHWKWSIVILFCIVVTIVIVRRAQTQRNSNTERTLFNQLLKQAQNGNVSAILNASFLWLESLPTQPRQLSLFFKTHADKNTATLAEAWIRDPGSSISPDQRRKLVKALRHARKQALVITRQFDHLSKAQKCLPQLNE, from the coding sequence ATGAGTGCACCATCAAATTGTAGGGGCTTTGCTCGCGAAGTCCGCGACGCCACGAAAAACTCCCAAGCGTCCAAAGCCCTCCGCAACCACCGCATCGCCCCAAGCAATTCCCTCCAGCGTAGGGGCTTTGCTCGCGAAGACCGCGACACCGCGAAAACCTCACAAACGTCCAAAGCCCCTTCGAAACCACCACAAAGCTTCGAACCACTCACTGCACCGCGTAACCACTTGCACATCCGCGGGCTTCGCAAGCAAAGCCCCTACGTTTTACTCCTACTGCTATTCTCACTGTCCCTCCACGCAGCCGAAGACATCGTCGTGCGCACCAACATCAGTCCGGAATCGGTTTGGGTCGGCCAACGCATGACACTCCAAATCGACGTGCTGGGCAAAGACGGCTGGGCGCAGATCAGCGACATTGACGCCGTCGAAATACCAAACTGCTACCTACTTCCCTCGGGTAACAGCCGCGTGCGCCTACAAGAAAGAATCGAAGGTGCCGACTACTCCGGACAACGCTATGAGCTCTCACTCTACCCACAGCGCGATGGTAGCATTGAAATCCCAGCGCTCTCACTCCCCGTGAAAATACAAACCTGGGGCGCCGGTGCAGGCACCAACGAGCAAGTCGTCACCACCGAACCACGCTCAATCGAAGCCAAACTCCCTGCAGGCGTGCAAAATGTGCACAGCTTCGTCGCCTCGTCGAAATTCACCGCCACGCAAACATGGAGCTCCGATGCCAGTGACTTCAAAGTCGGCGATGCACTGAAACGCAGCATTCAACTAAGGGCCGACAATTTACCAGCGATGCTCCTACCCACTATCGCGTATCCAGACATCGAATACCTCAGCAACTACCCCGAAACACCAGAGCTCAGCGACACGACCGAACGGTCGACTCCCCTTGGACTACGCAACGAGTCGATTACCTACCTCTTCGAAGCCAACGGCACCGCTCAATTACCGGACTACAGTTTCCAGTGGTGGGACACACAGACTGAAACCCTAACAACGGTCACCCTTGAAGGCAGACAAATCCAAATAAGTGGAGGCATGACACACCATGCACACTCAAATGAAGCAAGCAGCACAGCACACTGGAAATGGTCGATTGTTATACTCTTTTGCATCGTCGTTACCATCGTCATCGTGCGCCGCGCGCAGACCCAGCGTAACTCTAATACCGAGAGAACCCTCTTCAACCAGCTATTGAAACAAGCGCAAAACGGAAACGTATCCGCAATTCTCAACGCCTCCTTTCTCTGGTTAGAAAGCCTCCCCACGCAGCCGCGACAACTTAGCCTCTTCTTTAAAACACATGCTGACAAAAACACTGCAACCTTGGCCGAGGCATGGATCCGCGATCCCGGTTCGTCAATCAGCCCAGATCAACGCCGAAAATTGGTGAAAGCGCTTCGGCACGCACGAAAGCAAGCACTTGTAATCACACGGCAATTTGACCATTTATCAAAAGCACAGAAGTGCCTCCCACAGCTGAACGAATAG
- a CDS encoding transposase — translation MKPRPIRKTDNLRIGRVSIPHARYFMTLCTESRKTNLTNPLTATAILNAWRAQHSTHDYTFHCATIMPDHIHWLCTLGTRLTLAQIISKFKTKTKGAMEQAKLTWQRNYHDHRLRADDALEPFSKYIFLNPYRKQLLSINQTWPHWRLSRDYTPEFTLALNSNQGPQPEWLSETPTLQEIIDNDLGRNT, via the coding sequence ATGAAACCACGGCCCATACGTAAAACAGACAATCTACGCATCGGTCGTGTCTCCATTCCACATGCGCGGTATTTCATGACACTCTGCACCGAATCCAGAAAAACAAACCTCACTAACCCATTAACTGCCACCGCCATCCTCAATGCCTGGCGCGCACAGCACTCCACCCACGACTACACCTTTCACTGCGCGACGATCATGCCCGATCACATTCATTGGCTCTGCACTTTAGGCACACGACTCACACTCGCTCAAATCATCAGCAAATTCAAAACAAAGACCAAAGGTGCGATGGAGCAAGCAAAGCTCACATGGCAGCGCAACTACCATGACCATCGCCTTCGCGCCGACGACGCACTGGAACCATTCAGTAAATATATCTTCCTCAACCCATACCGTAAGCAGCTCTTATCAATCAACCAGACATGGCCGCACTGGAGATTAAGTCGCGACTATACGCCCGAATTCACTTTAGCCTTAAACAGCAACCAAGGCCCACAACCCGAATGGCTTTCCGAAACACCGACACTCCAAGAAATCATCGACAATGATTTAGGACGCAATACGTAG